A window of Bactrocera dorsalis isolate Fly_Bdor chromosome 4, ASM2337382v1, whole genome shotgun sequence genomic DNA:
aTTCTGGTAAACATGCTAAGCTCTAATTGTCACTAGTTTTTTCCCCATacgtttaaaaatttatttgaatctatacatatttacatatatgtacatacatatatggagaacacatatttacatataagtataaggAGAATATATAGAAGATGTGTTGTTATACTTCGTACTAATTTTGAAATCATACTTTTGATTTTACTTGGTTCCAATTCCCATGCCATTGATGACTGTGGAagaatatagtacatacatacgtatatgtgtgtatacaagTGTTTGGAAATAACTGCGTATGCATTTGTTTTTGACaccattgtattttttttatatttgttaccAAAGAATCACCACCGTAAGCGGCACTATATACTACAAAACAGCTGATTGCTGCACTTCTTACTTTCCTTTCACTTTTCACCTGACTCCGGTCACGGCAGTTAAAAGCATTTGTTATCAGTATTTAACTCAAATGTTATCAGTGTATTGACCTTAATCAGTTTCTAATAGATAGTGCAATGATTAGCGATGATTGTGTGCACAAGATAGAACTAGATAATCTAGAGAACGGCGAAATTATAAAGCACACGATACTACTAATTAAGGGGCACATTCGTCAACAGCGACAGGCCAAAAAGTGTAGAGAGCAACACATTTTATTACGAGTAAGGCATGACGCTAGCGTTCTAGATGCAACTTGGGAGTTGCAGATACAATCGAAAATTTCCAGAACCGGTCAGTTCAAACTACTTTGTGATTTTGCTCAGCATGAACTCGAGACAGTCTGCACACGAACACCACTGATACTAAATTTTAGTTACTGCAACATCGTGTATCAATGCGAGATCCTGTATGAATCTACCGCTTACAGCAAAAACAATTATCGTCTGCAAGCATTGTACATCACATGTGTGAATCAGAAGCCTTTAGCGGCGGAGCAAGTGcatgaaaattgtgaaaaaatcaatttgaatcTACGCTTGGTGCAGTCTGTATATGCCGAACAGTTGCGATCTGCTGGTTACGGTAGAAGAACTTTTACATTAAACAACGATTGTAAAGTATTTGAATCACACTTAACATGTGAAGAAGTTTGGGAGCAATCTGAAGAAAGTTTGtggcaaaattttgcaaaagaaatacTTAACTCGTCTACTTGGGGTGGTGaggaaaaattgaaatttgttgcgTTCATTGGTTGTACAAAATATGATGGTGCAGCCGTAGCAGTCACAGGAGATTTTTCTTATTCAAACATACGTAAACATTTGAAAGGCCACGCAGCACTAGGTGGTGGTGGTCTAGCGCTTTTTGGTGCAGCCTACTTATATGCATGGCCACGGAGCTTTAACGAAATCAACGCATGTTTTGGCAGCAACAAGTTGATTGATCTGACACAATTACCAGACGATAGCAACTATCGGCGTACATATGGCGGTGTTTATGCAACTACTTTAGGTGCCGTAGTGCATGAAATTGGACACACTTTCGACTTGGGTCATACTAAAGATGGTGTGATGGGCAATGGTGTCGATTATATTAATCGTGTTTTTACAATAGACAATTTGACCGAACATCTACCGGAAAGAGTGATACAGCGACCGCTACCAGAATTGCGTACTGAAATCGCGACGCGTCCACGTTTCACACAGCTCAAACGTGCAACAAacacttttttggaaaagtatcACGAACAGAAGATAAATGactcattttattttacgccaAATTGTGTAATTATTTTAGCTTATAATAAATGGTTTCGAAATTCGAACGACTATAATGCTGAAGAGAATACGGTTGATGCTACAATAACCTATGATGCTGTTAATAGCTGTGTGATTGTTGAGGGACACGAGAATCAGCTCCGTCTGATAGAGGTGCGTAGTATTGATAACAGTTTAGTGAAATATTGGTATGAGCCACAGTCAAACAAAGAGTGcagtgaaatttataaattctaCTTGCCAAAGGAAGCGGCTAAAGTGCTCGGAGAGAATCATTATTTGTTTGTGCTAACACGGTCGGGCATAACAAAGCGTTTTTGTgagaattaaaattgttttatacaattaaaattaaatgtgtttAAGTGCCACTGTGCTTCAAAAATGTaagtactatgtatatataaaatagatatatgtgtatgtattttaatcGGTTTCAtctaaaatagttgagaatttatttactttatagcTGTATgcttcataaatatatacataactttattataaaaagctTGACATATTATTCTATTTCCACTTTTTATGCTTTTCTTCCGATTAGGTTTGAATTTCTTTAAGGTCTTTAAGGTCATTAGAAAAGGGCTCATGGTTTTTTTTTGGTggaaattataaaactttttttttaatttgttaacaaaaaatgAATCATGAGGTatggttttttttctttttaaactagtaatgattttttaatttatttgcttttgttttgtaattttcttaaagttttgtattttttttttttcaaatttacacttcttttgaaaacaaaatccGTCGAAAAAGGCACatggaaaattctttttttatcatATGAGGAAACTTTGTAAAAATGTTGAATCAATTTTGAATCGGAGGGGTGACCTAATCGGAAGTCGTTCACAtactttcatatatgtacatatgtatgtatgtttgtaataagTCTTTAAACTTAGCTCATctcatacatattttcattatttttcagcAGAAACATGGCTATTTCACCGAAATTAATCTTAAACTGAACACGAATGGTTTGaagaaattcaatatttatttacaaagcagaaaagttttttttgattaaaaacaatatatatattcttttgatGGTAAACAAATCGGTAATCAGAGTCACAATATCAACACTCACAAGCAAACACACTCACTTACAGCAATATAAgacaaaatacatgtaaaataGTAATCTGTGCTATAATaagccatacatatgtatttacaataaTTACAACAATAGTTGACCGAAGTGGAGCTACTCGAAAGTAACCGCAAAACAAGAGAGCAACCTTTCTTTGAAAACCTTgatgaaataaataaacgagTTAATTGTGTATTAGCGCTTAACCAGCAGTTTGCTAGTTGTCGCCTTGACGCCGCCAAAGTCACACTCACGCAAGTAGCTTGTCAGCCACGTtagcagttaaaaaaaaaatctaagacATACAAAGCGCGACTCAATCATCGCTAGTTTAGTAAGCtactaaaacaataacaacgaaaGTTTAATCATCAGCTGACATTGCTGCCTCTACGAAAAATACGCAAcaagttttaaaaaacaaaaatttccaactatttaaacaaaaaaagttaacgGTGCTGACTCGTTTTGAAAACTGCGAACTTGAAAAGATAGgcaaaataaagaaatctaCTTGAAATACGTGtagatctacatatatataagtacatatattatttgtagTTGCAAATGTGTGCAATACAAATATAGCGGGGATTCCAACCGGAGCATTTATCAGCGATAgttgtttacaaaataaatgataaGATAAAGTCGAACCATATTAAGGCGAAATCGAACCGAGCATTTAACGCtttgattttgtaaattttgtacgCGCCCGTCAATGTAGGAAGTTGGACGCGATTTGCTGTAAGGAAAGTAAAGTGCGCGAATAaacaacaattaattaattagtgcATTCGACTTGTTTATTTATCAACACAAATATCAACCAGTAAAAAGCGCTGCAAGCATGTCAACTCCACATATACAATTTAAAGCATTGAAGGGCTTCCCGCCAGCCACTAAAGATAAAATCGAAACCGAAGCATTTCTGGAGTCTGCAAAGGAAATTGTAACCGTTATTGGTGAGTGAGCTTGAAATTGAATATGTAGCTATTTGAATGTAATTATGTGAAATAATTATGTAAGAgtttgcatacacatacatagatacatatgaaaatatattctatatatttattttagattgatttatgtccacttcactttatctatgaaattttttgaacatttaacACTAACacccatgtacatacatatgtatgtatgtatgtatgtgtatgcatttaAGATTTTCTGGTATTAACTTGCAcgaaaatgttttgaatttaaaagACAGATTTATTGCAATATGCACCTTTATCGTTTGCACACagcttttcatttatttattttttctgacaAGTCTTTAGcagtgtattatttttatttgttcgcAATAATGTTATAAATCTTTGTGGCTTTTAtcgcatttatttgcattttatttatggtACATTATATCACACATCGCTTATAAAAGAGTTTACACTTGCACTTATTGACATACTCATCATTTTGTGATTTACTAACATCAAAAAAACTTTAGTACGAACtgtgttattttaaatatcttttcTATCTATTTATCTGAGACATCATGTTTGGcattgtttaactttttaattattttatttatagtaaaataatatggaattaatgtatgtatgtatcgatatttttatgaagCACTTTGTTTCTTGCCTTTATTTGtcatttttgcctttttttgaaataactgaaaaatgtttttatgatTGATTAGGGTTGTTACCGGAAATTGAGGGATTTTCCCCCATGATCTAGTGTAGAATAGGTcatttcatacatacaaacatatttacatatttacaatttacatattttgtctCATTTGACACACAAtttgtccgtctgtatatacgcgaactattCCCTCAGTTTATGTgctatcgatctgaaaattttcactcATCTTTTTCTCCCCGAGAAGTTGGTAATTTCTgaaaaccgccgatatcggtcCATTATAGTATaaagctatcatacaaacttaccgatcaaatcaaaatcatataattgtatgaaaacaatttttattggacaaaatattCTCATGTAATTTAAACAAACTTATTGACCAAGATGACACTACAATATTGCTCAGGTCGgatcattataacatatagctgccttacaaacatattgaacaaaattaagttcttgtatggaaaactttttgtttgacaagatattttcacgctGCAATATCCGAATATTTTGTTCAGATCGCAGTTTCcccaacaaaatgaaaaaaacaagaCCTTCATAAATAGCGTTTCCTTATTATTCCGTTTGAAGTTTAAGTGATGTAACTTAAATTCTAAGagccaaaattaaattattttaaaatttgcgtaGGTTATATTCATTTTACCGTATTTTGAAACTCAAGATTTTAAAGTATAATATGAAGTAAAATCAACTTTGAGTTTTGGAATAGATGGTCAGCCTAACTGAAATCATCAATATTAACTTAAATCGACTTAAGCTGTTTTAAACTAAGCAATATCAATTCtgcaaaaattcttaatttgaagctttcttaataaagggtgatccatttcaaggatccttaattttttaaagaaaaaaaaaacacagcaaCTTCAGTTTtgaagtacctctacttggatcacccgttattaacaTTCTATTTGTagcataaaaaatcaaacatacaCATTACACACCTGCTCGCCATCCTCATAATCACTGCATAATTAGTATATGGATATTATTACTCAATGGTTTAGCGCTTTTCCTCCACATACACATAACCTTATCTTTTCTGCATGCAAATCGGTTATAACGTTACAAATTTATTGCTTATATATAAACATCAAACAAAACATTGATAATAACTCCAAAATTCCGTATTGGGTATTGGTTAAATAATGGtgattcataaaaattaatgttcGAAATCAGTAACGAAAGGGAATCACTTTCATTGCACGTTATCATTTATTgccaaattgtttttgttgttgctaataaaagcatgtatatgtatatatgtatgtatatttgataaaCATAAAAGCGTGTacttgcaaataaaaaaacccaaacacacttgtacgagtatatatgtatgtatgtatatcttgcAGAGTCCTTCGGCAAACTATTTACACCTGTGATAAGTGATATGAACGGAAATATTACGGTAGGTTAAtgataacaattttaattattaaactgtatttataatttcaatttaccgTTAACACGCTgaaattaatatacaatttttacagaaattaaCAAAAGTCTATAATATGGACAAAATCAAATATGTCTACCTTGAGGATATGATCATCTTGAACGTGAAAGTGGACAACTTCGCTGCGGACGCGCTTTTGTGGTTAAAGCGTGGACTACAGTTAATTTGCACCTTTTTTGAAAACATCTTCTACGACGCACAAGCGACGGACGCGCTGAAAATACATTTGCAGAATGCATACGAGCGGACGCTGAAGCCTTATCACGGCTTCCTAGTGCAAGGCACCATAAAAGTAGGTTTTTGCGGTTGTGGTGAGcaggaaaaatagcaaaaatcaataaataaataggtTATgagtacttttttattaaaaaaaaaatttttttttgcattgcaGATAATCTACAACTGGGTGCCTACACGCTCACAGCTGATCGGTACGGGCGAGGCGCACGATGAGAATCTGCAAGAATTGGGGAAATTTCTACCGACAATGCGTAGCCATTTGAATCGCATCGATGCGCTGCTAAAGCAATGCAACGTTGATAATGCTAAGGTGTGAGAAATGTGCGGCGCAGAcctgttttttatgttttatttttttgtttttaaacacTTAACCAGTTGATCCAAAGAGGCTGCTATATTGACAACACATTAGGTTAGCGCCTAATTCAGGCCAGTTTGAACCATGTTATCATTTATTGATACATgtataatttatgtattaagCATTTTACGTTAACGACCCATATTACTTTAatgtatttaaacattttataaataatttaaggttTTGTGTAATACTAATGTTGCCTTGCACTTTATTATAAGCTTTATTatgccattttatttatttatttgataaaatttgataatttgtagcaaaaaaatttaaaaagtataataaattaaattaaattaattaaatttaattaataattatgtatttaattaaactatAGCACATTCCACGTGTCCTCAGCATTTGCGCTTTCTTTTTTGGCATTTCGCATTTGCAACGCGATTTGGCGCTTCAGTTTGTGCAAATCATTTTGATGTTTCGCAAAGATATGTCATGCCCACATGCCGGCAATCAATTCAATTAGCATTAAACAAAACATTAACTCAATGATGAGATATATGAGGGTCCAATCACCACGCACGGAGAGAAAAAGAAACGCAAGTAACGGCAGTTGTATTAACGGTGTTGTCACAAGAAAGATGCTCAGCTCGCTGATCTGTTATTgaaacaattgttttaatttgtgtaaaaaagaattttttcatcTGCAAAATAGCACACTCACACACCTCTGCGCCCAAGTTGCCTTTATAGCCCGCACGTAAGCGATAAACTTCGGCCAACAACGATAATATGTAGGCGACTATAACCGCGCGTCCATAGAAGTCCTGCAACTCTGACAACTTTTTTGCATGAAAATGGAAacaatataagaatataaatttgttttgccAAAGCATTTTACGTATGCGCCACTTACATTATAGAGTATATAGCAACCGTAAATTATACCCCAAATTAGGGACATGTAAACATTGATTAGCATGGCAGCTTGTAGCCAAAGATTGGCGTTGTAAGATATATCTGGAAatggaaagtaaaaatatacgaaaatatacgtatataataaTGTATGATTTTTGCTTACCCTCCACGCTGGATTTTGCCAGCATTTTTGTGTTGGACATTTTGAATACTTTTGCGGCCGCGAATTGAAGTCAGTTGTGAGCACTAAGAAATAGACATCAtacttacaaatgtatgtatgtatatgtatatatggatttatatatgtaaccaAGGCGACCCGTTTGTTTGAAAACAACCGCAGCATGTGCAATTTGAGCAAAAACTGGCTAAGTAATGAAACTTACGTGGGATTAGCGTTTTTGCTATTTGCGCTGTGTGGTTTTTCTTTTCAGCTACTTACAGGGGTTCCAAAATTCTAGCTCACAATTCAACTGATTttctttttactattttaattgCACAGAGTTCCGTTACGAATAcgaaaatatacacacataagtatctatgtacatatgtatgtacatctgtcaccaaaaatgcgaaacataaacaaaatccaatttagtttcaataatttaaacttACGGAAGTTGTTGCTACGTTGTTTTCTGTTTTCGGTAACCATAAAGAGCTACAGTTAACCCCAATAGTTCTGAGAATTTTGAATAACTGAACTTTGTTCACATCCTGAACAGAGTATACCAACCATTGAATGAGTTACATCTAACCGAGATGGAATTATGGTAGAGCCAAGCGCAGCAGAAATATTCCCGGCCAAATAGAGTTACATCGTCGAAATGACAATCCTAGACGAGATAGAATCCAGGTCAATTCCAATACCGTAGAACCGGCGAATTGCATGAGTTATTGTCAAAGGACACGGTTCAATCTCTGAACGTATTCTTTAGATCGGATCATTTAAGCAATCAAAATCACGAAATATATAGTTTTCCATATTCAGAAACGTTAACGCGACTTGAAAGTGTTGTTTATAGCAAAACGTTTGCATCCCGATAGTTCGTGGCCTtgaccagaaaccaccctgcgagaGAATAGCGGTGAATTTGTCAATAGCCTTTGAGACAGTCAGTCCCACAACGCTACTCGAGGACATCGAAAAATCTACGTTGCCTTCTACATTTCAaaactcccacaaccaccagagACTCTTTCTCCTCTCCGAGCATTTCCTGCTGCATTTCTTGGATCTACCGATGGCTGACGTCGGCGACACCTTAGCTAAtgcttaccatcctaacggggattaggaacccgttacaacaacaaccccTCAATTAAAATGGAGGAAAGGCGCTATAGTTCCTTGGATAAATAGGGtactgttgctgttgccacgagaaattttcatttttctcgAGGAGTCTTAAGGAATAATGCTAAGGAGGCAGTTCGTGGACAGATATAATTCCATATATCTACCGGTAAATCGACCAAATAGACACATGTAAGTATATCCATGGAGAAATTTAAGTTCTGTCATTTGCTAAGAGAGTAGTTGCATTTTTATTCAACGGTGTTCGCCCTTCAAGTAAAGACGCTATATTAACGCAAATTCAGTGGCATTTTCCACAACTATTCAGATAACATTTCCGGCTGCAATATTCTGGGAATTATGAAGGGGAAacgttatgttgttgttgttgttgtaacaatgAAGTAATTTAGAGGAAACTGTCGAGTTAATGTGGTTGGCCGGGTAAACCATTCCAGTTACCTAAATCCGGCTATTTTACTATTTTGCTAGAGCCATGGAATCTAAGATAGTCGTGTCAAAATCAACTCTTTAATGCTTCtatattttgatatacatatatgtacatatatattttcagtcAAGCTTTATTAGTTCATTTCGCTTACTGGGTTAACTTGCCGTGTTTACAAACCTCTAGTatcgaatttcattaaaattttcaattaaattgttcGGTATttcataattcataatttttttcgcgTTTCGAAGGTttcaacaaacttattaaatattaatgataACAAATGTATGAGTATTAATGATAAATCTGCATGTATGCATTATTAGTATGGTAAACTGGTGTTGAAGGCAGTGCTTAGGCCCAACACTGTAAAGGAAaagacaaaataattaaaataagtacAAATTAGGAACTGCATTAGCTGGTAAGATGACTTACGAAATGAATTGTTTTCAACGTATACTTCAATGTTTAGCTTATTTGCCATATACTGATGGCAACGTATATATGTCAACTCTATGGCTTCGATCTGTGTATGTGCAACATAATCAAGCTCTTCAGAACTTATGTTCATATCCACCGCCGCCCAGGGATTACGCTTAACTTCAATGTATTTCACACAACTATTCCATTCCAGGCGTAAAATATATGTTAAGTTCAGTAGCTGAAAGACGACGACAAATGACAATAAACGGAATTACAGATATAATTTGTGTTAAAATATCACAGTGTTATGCTCACCTGATCCACTCCCGTTTTCAACGAGGCGAAATTATCCGTCAGAAAGCAATGTTCACATACTGTATTCATATATGAGCGATGCACAGTTACCATTTCTTTGAGATTCGTGCATTTCATGATCTTTTCATCTAATTGCTCGCCCATCGCTTGCAGCACATGTGTCATGAAATGAAAGTGTAGACTCTGTAGAGCGAATAGCATCCAAAAGCGTAACTGTTCGAGACGACGCATTAGCAAATCGGCCATTTCGTATGGCGCATAGGGTCTTCGGCGTTTGTGCGCACGTGGAAATTGTAGATTTTCCAAAGTTGTTAGGCCCCATTTGACTTTGAGTAGAAAGCGAAATACTTTATTATATGCCTCTAAGTCAATTGGTGTTATCATATGTGCTAATTCGGTGCTTAAATTGTATGACAAGGAAAGTTCCGCAACTGCTTCATGGACCTGTagcgaaataaattgaaataacttaAAGGCTATAGTGGGCTTGATTGTTTTACCCTAGTGGTGCGACTTCCAAATGTCGAGCAGATTTCAATACGAAATAATGAAGACATGTCTGGGAATTTAGCAGATATTATATCATCCAGTTGTGAGGTTAGTGAAAACGCATTGGCCCAGCCCTCGCCTGATTCGATCTGTTtacataaaacacaaaaaaaaattaagtttgatTGCACGAagcaataatacccttcacaggtgcatttcttaaagcataaaatggtataaaatgatttttattttaattatgatcagtcagtttgtatggtagctatatgctatagtggttcgatctggaTAAATTATTCGGTGGTTACTGCGTTGCCTTGGCCAAcaataaatgccaaattttggaaagatatcgtgtttaaaaaaaaaagtttccatacaagaccttgattttgatcgatcagtttgtatggaaaatcgTTCATATGTTGTTGTGGCGGCAGAGTTCTACCGAGTTGACAAACCTTGACCGgatgaaaaaatacaacaacaacaacaatcgttcgtattaaatttcgtaaagacatcttgtcaaataaaaagttgttcatataaAGACTTTATATTTTTAGGTAGTGCCTCAATACTagtggttccaacaaatgaaaagcttcttgaagagaaaagacAGTATGTAAAACCTCacagcgatatctcaaaaaaaactgagggactagttcacaTATGTCTGACGGCCCGTCACGCTTATcacttatgtattttttaaaggGTCATCGACGTTTATTTCTGCGTGTTATAAACTTCGGGGCAAAATCAAATTTGATTCACTCAAAATGTTGGTAAAATTTTCCTTTGAAATACCTGTTTGAATAGTTTACTGTAGAACTGATGCATTATATCGCTCGCCtctagtaaatatattttgcgtATGTTCCGCAAATGCTTCAAAATATCGAACTCTTCCCGATACAACCGCATTACAAACGAGTTTGCGAATGCAATACGGGTTTTGAGTATGCGACTCAATGCATTCAAAACTACTTCCTCTGTAGGTAGTATATTTTTCGATTGTTGGAATTGTTCGAAAATCTCCAAAGCAGTCGTTTCCTCGTTTTTTGTTGGCCCACCTTTGTTAAGCGTATCGCATTGATCTTCCGATGCGGTCTCAGTATCATTTAAATCCATATTCATTGTGAAAGCCAGTAGTAGAAAATCAtcatttgttgttaattttttgagtatttGGTCATCGTCATTACAGTTTTGCGATGTATGTCGCTTATCTGTTTCGCTGACTTCTGCCTCACCACCTATTTCATCAACTTCATCGACATTGTTCGACATTTCATCACTTTCAATTTCCAGCCTGTCATTCTCTTTGGCCTCTCTTGCTGCTTCGgtgatttgtttttgcaaaatgcgCACATGTCTCAATACATCTTCGATGAAAACGTTGTATAATTTATCCTCAATGGCATCACAAGCGCTACGTAATTCGCCAATACGATTAATTTCATAGAGCAGATTTAACGTGCAGCCAGCTTCGAGTGAATGTTCCAATAATAGTTGGAAAAAACTATTCTCAGTTATCATTTTTGAAACTTGTGTCGACACGAAGAATGCTTTCTCTTTATTCTTATAAAATTCACGCACACGTATACTTTGACCCGATTCATTTACACGTTCGATAATGAATTCATTATGCCAATCATCCAGGCGGCCTTCGGTCCACCATGTGTCGGCAATGATTAAGAACACTCTTACTGAAGCGAGGAATAGCGACATCGCTAAATTCGCTTCAAGTGCAGTTGTCGCAGTTCGATTGCAGTGAATTAAAGCGGCTAATAAGTGCGTACTTGAGATATGCGCTGGCAATTGGCGTATATTCAAGACCGCTTGTTGATGTATGTTATGCAAAATGGAAAGTTTAGCAAATGTTGGTCGCAATTTATTGTGCAAGCTGATGACAGTGTTAATTTCACAATCAGGTTGAGTTATTAAGGTCCTTTCGCATGCCAGCAACTCATTCCAGATAGGGTCGAGTAGTAGTTCCAAGCTGGCTGCATAATGTTCTAATGTATTTGGCGGTGTATAATCATCCGAACCGTATATGAGTTTGCTGAAATTGCGCAACTCTTGCATCATGCGTATATAAGGCAGAAAATGATTTTCTAACATTGAACAAAGAGCAATCTGAAaagtttgtaaataatttcaaatgcacgcaaaataaaaatacgagCTTCATACCGATCTTGTGCTGGTCAGTGTgacattttttctaattttaatgttttcaccATTCACATGAAAAAATTTGCATGTTTGCGGCACCTGAAACATCCAAAAAATTTCACGCAACAAACAATATTCCGTAGCTGTTTCGGGTGGATCACGCTGACGTTGACTTCTTGCAGTTTTATGAAGATTATGGTATTCTAATGCGAAATTCGCTTCTTTATTTGTGCTTTCTATATGCGGCTGCACTATTCTAACACCTTTCTCCCACCAAGAATTTTGAACCGTAGTTAGCAGTCGTTTCTCGGCCGATTTGCTATCGAACGTAGTGCAGGAAAAGCATCTTCGTGGTGGTTTTAAATCTTCCATTCCACGAGGTGGTAACGGTGTGTTGGATCTTGTAGGAAAAGAAATCTCATCTGATGATCTGACTTCATAGTTTGCATATAAACCCATAATCTCATCTATTGTTGCATCCGACCAGTACTTgagagaaaaaagtaaaaattataaataattttcaaaacacattttaacaattttgcactatatgatattttatattatttactaacAC
This region includes:
- the LOC105224992 gene encoding uncharacterized protein LOC105224992; the protein is MISDDCVHKIELDNLENGEIIKHTILLIKGHIRQQRQAKKCREQHILLRVRHDASVLDATWELQIQSKISRTGQFKLLCDFAQHELETVCTRTPLILNFSYCNIVYQCEILYESTAYSKNNYRLQALYITCVNQKPLAAEQVHENCEKINLNLRLVQSVYAEQLRSAGYGRRTFTLNNDCKVFESHLTCEEVWEQSEESLWQNFAKEILNSSTWGGEEKLKFVAFIGCTKYDGAAVAVTGDFSYSNIRKHLKGHAALGGGGLALFGAAYLYAWPRSFNEINACFGSNKLIDLTQLPDDSNYRRTYGGVYATTLGAVVHEIGHTFDLGHTKDGVMGNGVDYINRVFTIDNLTEHLPERVIQRPLPELRTEIATRPRFTQLKRATNTFLEKYHEQKINDSFYFTPNCVIILAYNKWFRNSNDYNAEENTVDATITYDAVNSCVIVEGHENQLRLIEVRSIDNSLVKYWYEPQSNKECSEIYKFYLPKEAAKVLGENHYLFVLTRSGITKRFCEN
- the LOC105224991 gene encoding glycolipid transfer protein, which encodes MSTPHIQFKALKGFPPATKDKIETEAFLESAKEIVTVIESFGKLFTPVISDMNGNITKLTKVYNMDKIKYVYLEDMIILNVKVDNFAADALLWLKRGLQLICTFFENIFYDAQATDALKIHLQNAYERTLKPYHGFLVQGTIKIIYNWVPTRSQLIGTGEAHDENLQELGKFLPTMRSHLNRIDALLKQCNVDNAKV
- the LOC105224993 gene encoding LOW QUALITY PROTEIN: transmembrane protein 17 (The sequence of the model RefSeq protein was modified relative to this genomic sequence to represent the inferred CDS: substituted 1 base at 1 genomic stop codon), translated to MSNTKMLAKSSVEDISYNANLWLQAAMLINVYMSLIWGIIYGCYILYNLSELQDFYGRAVIVAYILSLLAEVYRLRAGYKGNLGAEISELSIFLVTTPLIQLPLLAFLFLSVRGDWTLIYLIIELMFCLMLIELIAGMWAXHIFAKHQNDLHKLKRQIALQMRNAKKESANAEDTWNVL
- the LOC105224994 gene encoding gamma-tubulin complex component 5, translated to MSVQEERNEIIRENIPLLVKALTGFADDDEKLRGYEQMAWSIIRNHRNLSTNSHEVRRRIEGIQEKFAVDNNLEYAEHLGRLCDEVIQHPLCKEHYEVDIEWSLLDFLLSLANNPTGALRKNKDKIDKLLKEHEELVRENSAENETEYWKKVLQEDFIPLEHSYSSSSDLSYWSDATIDEIMGLYANYEVRSSDEISFPTRSNTPLPPRGMEDLKPPRRCFSCTTFDSKSAEKRLLTTVQNSWWEKGVRIVQPHIESTNKEANFALEYHNLHKTARSQRQRDPPETATEYCLLREIFWMFQVPQTCKFFHVNGENIKIRKNVTLTSTRSIALCSMLENHFLPYIRMMQELRNFSKLIYGSDDYTPPNTLEHYAASLELLLDPIWNELLACERTLITQPDCEINTVISLHNKLRPTFAKLSILHNIHQQAVLNIRQLPAHISSTHLLAALIHCNRTATTALEANLAMSLFLASVRVFLIIADTWWTEGRLDDWHNEFIIERVNESGQSIRVREFYKNKEKAFFVSTQVSKMITENSFFQLLLEHSLEAGCTLNLLYEINRIGELRSACDAIEDKLYNVFIEDVLRHVRILQKQITEAAREAKENDRLEIESDEMSNNVDEVDEIGGEAEVSETDKRHTSQNCNDDDQILKKLTTNDDFLLLAFTMNMDLNDTETASEDQCDTLNKGGPTKNEETTALEIFEQFQQSKNILPTEEVVLNALSRILKTRIAFANSFVMRLYREEFDILKHLRNIRKIYLLEASDIMHQFYSKLFKQIESGEGWANAFSLTSQLDDIISAKFPDMSSLFRIEICSTFGSRTTRVHEAVAELSLSYNLSTELAHMITPIDLEAYNKVFRFLLKVKWGLTTLENLQFPRAHKRRRPYAPYEMADLLMRRLEQLRFWMLFALQSLHFHFMTHVLQAMGEQLDEKIMKCTNLKEMVTVHRSYMNTVCEHCFLTDNFASLKTGVDQLLNLTYILRLEWNSCVKYIEVKRNPWAAVDMNISSEELDYVAHTQIEAIELTYIRCHQYMANKLNIEVYVENNSFLLGLSTAFNTSLPY